The following proteins come from a genomic window of Paucimonas lemoignei:
- a CDS encoding glutathione-dependent formaldehyde-activating protein — MRLEGSCHCGEVEFSLNSAHPYPYQRCYCSICRKTQGGGGYAINLGGDAKSLNVKGREHISIYHAKMREDHHVSTSSAERHFCKLCGSGLWLFSPEWPELIHPFASAIDTPLPTPPEHTHLLLYSKASWVEVSVRKGDKEFEGYPEESIADWHERLGLVR; from the coding sequence ATGCGTCTGGAAGGTTCATGTCACTGCGGCGAGGTCGAGTTCAGCCTCAACAGCGCTCACCCCTACCCTTATCAACGCTGCTACTGCTCCATCTGTCGCAAAACTCAGGGCGGCGGCGGTTACGCCATCAATCTGGGTGGCGATGCCAAGAGCCTCAACGTCAAAGGCCGCGAGCACATCTCGATCTACCACGCGAAAATGCGCGAAGACCACCACGTCAGTACCAGTAGTGCCGAGCGGCACTTCTGCAAGTTGTGCGGTAGCGGCCTGTGGCTGTTCAGCCCGGAGTGGCCGGAGCTGATCCACCCGTTCGCCTCGGCCATCGACACACCCCTGCCCACCCCGCCGGAACACACCCACTTGTTGCTGTACTCCAAGGCGTCATGGGTGGAGGTGAGTGTGAGAAAAGGCGACAAAGAGTTCGAGGGCTATCCCGAGGAGTCCATTGCCGACTGGCATGAACGGTTGGGGTTGGTGCGGTGA